In Bradyrhizobium sp. 170, the DNA window CGACGTGAATTCGGGCACACGACAAGAGATGGTTATTCAGTCGGCCCTCGCGAGTTGCATGATGTTCACCGGTGGCATGACCGAAGAGTCCTACGCGACCTGGGCCAAAGCACGCCTTCTTGCCGAGGGCCTCAAGGATGCCGAACACCAGTTGGTCTCCCTGCTTGTTCTCTGGGCGCACCAAATTCGCGTCCCAAACTATCCCGAGGCCACCAGATTGGCCGACCACTGCGGTGATGTCGCGGAGCGGAGTGGCGATCGCGGCGCCATCGCAATGGCCAACTACATGCGCGGAGTCACCTACCACCACACAGCGCGGATACTGGAGGCCGAAGGCTGTCTCGAACTATCTCTGCATCGCGACGACGAAGCCTCGCGACAGTCTCTTATCAAGCGATTTGGCTACGACCGTAAAGCCGATGCTCTGGGCGTTCTGGCCAACCTGGTTTGGCTGCGTGGCTCTCCCGACCATGCGCGCCGGCTTAATCGAATGTCGATCGCCGAAGCACGCCAACTCGATCACGCGGTGCCCCTGTGTGTGGCGCTGACCTGGGCGAGCTTCAACATGTATCTGACAAGCCCGGATGATGATGAGACCGAAGCGCTTGCCAACGAACTTGTTGAACACGCCCGAAAATACGCCGTTGAAAGCTATCATGGGTTCGGCCTCGCCATGCAGGCCCTCGGCAGGGCAAGGCGCGGCGAAGCTGAAGCGGCGGCCGCGACGCTCTACTCCGGTCTGGAGAAGCTGTCGGCGGCGCGCTATGGGGTTTTCAACTGGTTCCTGCAGGCAGAACTCGCGAGATCCACGGCCGCCGCCGGCCGGCTGCGGCTGGCGCTCGACATCTTCGAAACGGCGAAAATCAACCTTGATGAAGGCCAATGGTACGCTCCCGAATTGCTCCGTATCAGGGGCGAACTGGCCTTGAGCAACAACGAAGGCTTGGCTGTTTGCAGAGACTATTTTCTTCGCGCGCTCGACTTGTCCGCCAGGCAAGCGAGCTTGTCATGGGAGCTCCGGGCTGCCACCAGCCTGGTGATCGCTGAGAAGTCGCTTGAGAAAAAGGAGGCGGCGTCGAAGACGTTACAGGCTGTTTACACGAAGTTCCGGGAGGGGTTCGACACACTTGACCTGCAGTTGGCCATACAGGTCTTGAACGGATCATCTTCGCAGGCTGACGTTGTCAGGGTGGTCCGCTGAGCGCCTCTGCCGGTCTATGCTTCGGTTGATACGTGATCGGTGGCACATCTTCGCAACCGGCGTCAGCTCGACCGCACAGAAGCGCATGTTCACCGGATGGTGCCGGGATCGTTCGCTTGATCCAGAATCTGTTTGGCCGCGACAAGATCGGCGGTACCAAAGCCCTCCGTGAAGCGATCGTAAATCGGCCGGAGGCAGGCGATGGCGTCTGCAGGGCGGTCTTGAGTGCGCAACAAGCGGGCGAGGCTCGTCGCCGCTCGCAATTCCCATGACAGGGCTCCTTGCTCGCGCGCCCCATCAAGCGCTTGCCGCAAGAGTGCCTCCGCAAATCCAGCGGCGCCGGGCACGTCCTGTTGCATGGTAAGTTCGCCCTTGAGGCGGATGAGTTCCGGCGAAAAGCAGCCGTCTTCGAACTGTCCGACGTCGGCCTCGAGCGCCGCCAGCCCTTCGGTAGTGCGCCCGGCTTGGCCAAGGGCTTCCGCCAGCTGCGTGAGTCCACTCAAGGAGCGAAAGCTGAAGTTGGGCGCGGTCACTTCCTCCCGCCTGCTTGGCCGCCTCCGCGATCCGCCGTCTCGGTCACCAGCCTTGATGACGAGGACTTGTTCAAACCGCGCGCCGAAAGCGGCCCAATGCGGCAAGGCGTGCTGTCGCGACAGCTCAACCAGCTTGGCAGTGTACTTGGCAGCGGCGACTCGGTCGCCAACCCAGAATGAGATCGGACATGAAGCGAGGGCAAGGACAAAGCACTGTGAGATGGCGTGGCCAGTCGCGTCAGCTTCCTGGAGGCTCTGCTCCGCCATCCGCATGGCTTGATCGGCAAATCCCTGCAGCCAGAGCACTCGCGCCAGGAATACGGTGACCTGGAGGCGAAAGTCCATGCCGAATCGGACGACATATCGAAAGCGGACGACGTCCCGTCCGAGATCGCCAGCGGCACCCTGCGTCAGCAGTTGCTCCAGCTGGCTACGCGCACTCACCTGATCGCCGACATAGTGCTCGGCCACTGCTACCATGCTCTTGCCGAACATCTGATCGTTCCGATCCGAGCCGCGCAGGGAAAGTGAGTGGAACTCCAGCGCGAAGGGTTGCGCGGTCCGAAAGCGGCCGATGCCAGTGTAATAGTAATACAATCCCCAGAGGGCGCGCAGCTGGTACTCGACATCATCCAGGCGCTTGGCCATGTCGAGTACCTTGGTGAACGCTGCGACCATCTCGGAAGCCTCAGGCGTCGATGCGCCCAGCGCGGCTTGCAATTGCATTGCCTCCCGCGGGTTCTCAGTCGGTGCGACTCCGAGCGCTTGCCGGGCTCGTCTGCAGCACTCTTCGAGCAGTGATAAGCGAATCCAGAGCGGGAGTGCCGCAGCCGTCAGTGCCACACCGGTCGATGCCTCGCCGCCAGATGAGAAGGCCCAGTCGAGCGCCGCGCGCAAATTGTCAACGTCTTGGGTGTAGTCGGCCAGCCAGTCGCTCGTCGCTCGCACCGGCGCTTCTGCTGCTGCCCGCTCGAAGAACTGACGGTAGTATGCGGCGTGCCGGCGCGCGATATCCCGGCGCTCACCGCTTTCGTCGAGCTTTTCGATCGCGAAGGCGCGGGTCGTTTCGAGCAGCCGGAAACGCGGTTTGGTGCCACTGACATCCGCAACGACCAGCGATTTCGTCACCAGATCGGCCAAGCGGTCGATCGCCTCGCAGCCTGTCGTTGCCGAGTCTATCACCACCGCTGCGGCCGCCTCGACCGTAAAGCCGCCAGAAAATATACTGAGAGCCCTGAAGAAAAGTTGCTCATCCTCGCCCAGCAGGCCGTAGCTCCAATCGATGACGGCCCGCATCGTTCGGTGCCGCTGGACCCGCCCGCGACGGCGCGAACCCAGGAGCGGCAAGCTGTCCTTCAGGCGGGCGACAAGGCCCTCAAGTCCAAGCACCTCGACGCCAGGTGCGGCGAACTCGATGGCCAGCGGCAAGCCATCGAGCCCACGGCAAAGTTCGAGCACCAGCTCCGTATTCTCGTCGGTCAACGCGAAATCTTCGACGATCGCGGTCACCCGCTCGACGAACAGTTGCACGGCCGGAAAGGTCGCCGCCTCAGCGGCCGTCAGCCCGGACGAGGCCGGTGGGCTTCCGAGGGGTCCCAAGCGATATTCGTTTTCACCCGCGACCCGGAGCGACTCCCTGCTCGTAGCCAGAATATCGACATCCTTCGCTCCGCCGATAAGCGCCGTCGCCAGCCTCGCCACCTCGTCGATGACATGCTCGCAGTTGTCGAGGAGAAGGAGCATTCGGTTGTCTCTGACGGCAGCGACCAAGCCGTTAATCGGGTCTTCGGCGGGGATTTGAAGGCTGAGCACGGTCGCAACCGCGCTCGGCACGAGGCGCGCGTCAGCGAGCGATGCCAGGTCGATCAGCCAGACTCCATTCTCGTATTCTGTGATCACTCGCTCGGCGACGGCGAGGGCGGCCGTCGTCTTGCCGATCCCTCCGGGACCGACGATTGTCACCAGGCGCTGGCGCGACAGCCGCGAGATGAGCGCCTCCACGGCCTCTGCGCGGCCAATCATCCGCGTCGCGGTCAGCGGCAGGTTGTGTACCCCCACCGACGGGGCGACTTGGGGCGGCTGGCTCCGCGATGGTTCGTCGACGCGTACGGGCGCAACGAAATTGTAGCCCCGTCCTATCACGGTGACGACGAAACGATTGCCGCCCTGGCCATCGCCAAGGGCACGGCGCAAGGCACTGACCTGAATCTTCAGGTTCGCCTCTTCGACGAACGTTTGCGGCCAGGCGCGAGCCATCAGTTCTTCCTTGCCGACCACCTCGCCGGCGCGATCGATCAGAGCGGCGAGAATGTCGAAGGCGCGGCTGCCGAGTCGCACCGGCTTGTCGCCCTCGAGCAGCATCCGCTGCTCCGCAAGGAGCCGGAACGGGCCAAACAGGATCGCGCGTCCGTTCATCGAAGGAAGCCTCCGGATCGATCATCCGTGATCGGCTCGGCCTCACAGAAGCGCATCTTCACGGGATGTTCCCGAGATCATCCGCTTCATCCAGAAGCTGTTTGGCCGCGACCAGATCGGCGGTGCCGAACCCCTCCGTAAATCGGTCATAGATTGGACGGAGGCAGGCAATCGCTTCGGCCCATCGACCCTGATCGCGCAGCAAGCGCGCGAGGCTTGTCGCAGCACGCAGCTGCCAGGACAAAGCGTCTTGCCGGCGCGACTCGTCCAGCGCCTGCCGGAAGAGGCCCTCTATCGTTTCCACGGCTGCAGGCGTGCTCTGCAGTAGCAAGAGCTCGCCCTTGAGGCGTAGCAACTCCGGCGTGAGCCAGCCTGTCTCGCACTGCTCGATGCCTGCTTCGAGCAACGCAAGCCCTTCGCCGATCCGCCCAGCGTGGCCCAAGGCTTCCGCTTGCTCAGTCAGGCCAGTCAAGACTCCAAAGCTGGCGTTCGGATCGACGATCTCACGCAGCGGCCGCGATCCCGTGTCGAGATCGCCACCCTTGAGTGCGATAACTCTTTGAAACCGGGAAGCAAACGTGCTCAAGAGCGACAAGCCATGCTGTCTCGATTGGTCGGTCAGTATTCGCGTATAGTGTGCTGCGGCAGTTTGGTTTCCTACCCATAGCGCGATCGGGCATGCCGCCAGAGCCAGGGCGTAGCAAAGCGACGTTGCGTGACCGATCCCCTGCGCTTCTCCAACACTCGCTTCCGCAGTTTGCATCGCTTGATCCGCAAGCCCCTGCATCCAGAGTACCCGCGCAAGGAATCCAAGCAGCGATATTCGCAGGTCAGTTCCGAAGCGGGTAACATCCCGTTCTTGTTCGGTAGCAGCATAGTGAGCCAGCGCTTTCTCGAGATGGCGCCGAGCACTTATTTGGTCGCCAAGAAAATGTTTGGCCGCGCCCACCATGCGCTCGCCCAAGAGCTGAGCATTCTGGTTTGCTGCCAGATCATGGAATCTCTGCGCAGACTGCAGCGCATCCCGGTATCGACCGCTCCCGGAATGATAGAAATACAGGCCGTGGAGAGCGCGCAGCTGATACTCCCGGTCGCCAAGCCTCGCCGCGATGTCGAGTTCCTTCGTGAATGCGGCGCCCATCTCGCCGGCCTCGGTTGCCGAGACGCCGAGCGCGTCGTGCAGCCTCATTTCCTCGCGCAGGTTTCGGGTCTCTCCGGTTCCAAGAGCGCCAAGCGCCTGCTTTGCGCGGCTCCCGCGCTCCCCAACCAGCGATCGACCCATCCAGAGCGGCACCGCGGCAGTGGTCAGTGCCACCCCGATCGATCCATCCCCGCCTGGCGCAAAGGCCCAGTCGAGCGCCGCGCGCAAATTGTCGATTTCACAGGCGTATTCGGCCAGCCATTCGCCCGCAGACCGCGCTCCTGCTTCGCCCTCGGCGCGCTCGAAAAGCTTGCGGTAGTACTCGGCGCGGCGGCGCGCGAGCCGTTCGCGCTCCCCGCTCTCGTCAAGCTTTTCGACCACGTAGGCACGGGTCGTGTCGAGCAGTCGGAACCGCGGTTTGGCGCCGCTGACATCCGCGACCACCAACGATTTCGCCACCAGATCCGCCAAGCGGTCGATCGCATCAACGCCTGTTGTTGCCGCATCCATGGCAACGGCTACGGCCGCCTCCACGGTAAAGCCGCCCGCGAAGATGCCGAGAGCGCGGAAGAACCGTTGCTCGTCCTCGCTCAGCATACCGTAGCTCCAATCGACCACGGCCCGCATCGTGCGGTGCCGCGTCGTTGCTACGCGGCGGCTCGTCCCCAGCAGCCGTAAGTTGTGGTCCAGGTGGGCGGCAAGGCCTTCAATGCCAAGCACCGCGACGCGAGGAGCTGCGAACTCGATCGCCAACGGCAAGCCGTCAAGCCCACTGCAAATTTTGACCACCAGTGGAGCGTTCTCGTCGGTCAGCGCGAAGTCTTCGACGATCGCGGTCACCCGCTCGACGAACAATTGCACGGCCGGGAAGGCCGCCGCCTCGGCGGCGGACACCTTCGAGGAGGGCAGGGGACTCCCGAGCGGCCCCAGGCGGTACTCGTTTTCACCCGCTACTCGGAGCGGTTCCCTGCTGGTAGCCAGAATATCGACACCCTTCGCTCCGCTGAGAAGCGCCGTCGCCAGGTTCGCCACCTCGTCGATGACATGCTCGCAGCTGTCGAGGAGGAGGAGCATTCGGCTGTCTCTGACAGCAGCGACCAAGCCGTTAATCGGATCTTCGGCGGGGATTTGAAGATTGAGTACGGTCGCAACCGCGCTCGGCACCAGGCGCGCGTCACCGAGCGATGCCAGGTCGATCAGCCAGACGCCATGTTCATATTCGGAGGTTATTCGCTCGGCGACGGCGAGCGCGGCCGTCGTCTTGCCGATGCCTCCAGGCCCGACGATCGTCACCAGTCGCTCGCGCGACAGTCGCGAGATGAGCGCTTCCACAGTCTCCTCGCGGCCAATCATCCGCGTCACGGCGAGCGGCAGGTTGTGCACCGCTGCCGGCGAGACGGTCGCAGGCGGCAAGGTCCGTGATGGCTCGTCGATGCGCACGGGCGCGACAAAGTTATAACCCCGTCCGACCACGGTGACGATGTAACGATTGCCACCCTGGCCGTCGCCAAGGGCGCGGCGCAAGGCGCTGACCTGAATCTTCAGGTTCGCCTCTTCGACGAACGTTTGCGGCCAGGCGCGAGCCATCAGCTCTTCCTTGCCGACCACGTCGCCGCCACGCTCGACCAGGGCGGCGAGAATGTCGAAGGCGCGGCTGCCGAGCCGCACCGGCTTGTCGCCCTCCAGCAGTATCCGCTGCTCGGCAAGGAGTCGGAACGGGCCAAACGAGATCGCGCGTCCGTTCATCGAAGGAGGCCCCGGATGGATCACATCTTTTACCAAATTTTACTTGACGGAGGCAGCCCCGGGTCCGCAAGCGAACATTAGGGGCAGCAGCATCGATCAGGGCCGGCGGTCATTGCGGTGATGCCCGAACCGACCGCAGTTCGGCTCGTTGCGCGACTTAGTCATTGTAGTGACTGGGATTTGCCGTGTTCGCGACCCGGCGGGCGGGCATCCCTCGCGGAGTGCTGGACTCTCCCGTTCGGAAGCTCTGGCCCGACCGCGGCGCCAACCTCGTCAAGTGGTCGAATATCGCCTGCGGCGGCGTGCCAGCAGCGGACGCTATGCCAATTTACCGGGTCAAATGGACATTTGACTGGTGGGAACAGAGTTTGTGAACATATGCTTCAGCCATGAGCGAATGCTCAGGAAATGTGGCCGTTTGGTTATGAGAGAGCTGCGCGCACTATCTTGCGCACGGGAACCGAAGCAGGCCCACGTCGAGAGTGTGCATGCACCTTCGTTTTGCCCTTACTGAGTGAGCATCGCGACCATGGATGGCGATAGTGTTCACAAAGAAATGAAGTTTGGCCCTTTTGAGCTTTCGGTTAGCGAGAGGGTCCTTCGGCGCGATGGTGTGGTGCTCCCCCTTGGCAGCCGGGCGCTCGACATTCTGATTTATCTTTCCGAACACCCGGGCGAGGTCATCTCAAAGCAGCAACTACTTGATCACGTCTGGCCCGATGTGACCGTCGAGGAGGGGAGCCTGCGGGTACACGTGGCCGGTATCCGCAAGGTGTTGGGAGACGG includes these proteins:
- a CDS encoding winged helix-turn-helix domain-containing protein codes for the protein MNGRAILFGPFRLLAEQRMLLEGDKPVRLGSRAFDILAALIDRAGEVVGKEELMARAWPQTFVEEANLKIQVSALRRALGDGQGGNRFVVTVIGRGYNFVAPVRVDEPSRSQPPQVAPSVGVHNLPLTATRMIGRAEAVEALISRLSRQRLVTIVGPGGIGKTTAALAVAERVITEYENGVWLIDLASLADARLVPSAVATVLSLQIPAEDPINGLVAAVRDNRMLLLLDNCEHVIDEVARLATALIGGAKDVDILATSRESLRVAGENEYRLGPLGSPPASSGLTAAEAATFPAVQLFVERVTAIVEDFALTDENTELVLELCRGLDGLPLAIEFAAPGVEVLGLEGLVARLKDSLPLLGSRRRGRVQRHRTMRAVIDWSYGLLGEDEQLFFRALSIFSGGFTVEAAAAVVIDSATTGCEAIDRLADLVTKSLVVADVSGTKPRFRLLETTRAFAIEKLDESGERRDIARRHAAYYRQFFERAAAEAPVRATSDWLADYTQDVDNLRAALDWAFSSGGEASTGVALTAAALPLWIRLSLLEECCRRARQALGVAPTENPREAMQLQAALGASTPEASEMVAAFTKVLDMAKRLDDVEYQLRALWGLYYYYTGIGRFRTAQPFALEFHSLSLRGSDRNDQMFGKSMVAVAEHYVGDQVSARSQLEQLLTQGAAGDLGRDVVRFRYVVRFGMDFRLQVTVFLARVLWLQGFADQAMRMAEQSLQEADATGHAISQCFVLALASCPISFWVGDRVAAAKYTAKLVELSRQHALPHWAAFGARFEQVLVIKAGDRDGGSRRRPSRREEVTAPNFSFRSLSGLTQLAEALGQAGRTTEGLAALEADVGQFEDGCFSPELIRLKGELTMQQDVPGAAGFAEALLRQALDGAREQGALSWELRAATSLARLLRTQDRPADAIACLRPIYDRFTEGFGTADLVAAKQILDQANDPGTIR
- a CDS encoding winged helix-turn-helix domain-containing protein; amino-acid sequence: MNGRAISFGPFRLLAEQRILLEGDKPVRLGSRAFDILAALVERGGDVVGKEELMARAWPQTFVEEANLKIQVSALRRALGDGQGGNRYIVTVVGRGYNFVAPVRIDEPSRTLPPATVSPAAVHNLPLAVTRMIGREETVEALISRLSRERLVTIVGPGGIGKTTAALAVAERITSEYEHGVWLIDLASLGDARLVPSAVATVLNLQIPAEDPINGLVAAVRDSRMLLLLDSCEHVIDEVANLATALLSGAKGVDILATSREPLRVAGENEYRLGPLGSPLPSSKVSAAEAAAFPAVQLFVERVTAIVEDFALTDENAPLVVKICSGLDGLPLAIEFAAPRVAVLGIEGLAAHLDHNLRLLGTSRRVATTRHRTMRAVVDWSYGMLSEDEQRFFRALGIFAGGFTVEAAVAVAMDAATTGVDAIDRLADLVAKSLVVADVSGAKPRFRLLDTTRAYVVEKLDESGERERLARRRAEYYRKLFERAEGEAGARSAGEWLAEYACEIDNLRAALDWAFAPGGDGSIGVALTTAAVPLWMGRSLVGERGSRAKQALGALGTGETRNLREEMRLHDALGVSATEAGEMGAAFTKELDIAARLGDREYQLRALHGLYFYHSGSGRYRDALQSAQRFHDLAANQNAQLLGERMVGAAKHFLGDQISARRHLEKALAHYAATEQERDVTRFGTDLRISLLGFLARVLWMQGLADQAMQTAEASVGEAQGIGHATSLCYALALAACPIALWVGNQTAAAHYTRILTDQSRQHGLSLLSTFASRFQRVIALKGGDLDTGSRPLREIVDPNASFGVLTGLTEQAEALGHAGRIGEGLALLEAGIEQCETGWLTPELLRLKGELLLLQSTPAAVETIEGLFRQALDESRRQDALSWQLRAATSLARLLRDQGRWAEAIACLRPIYDRFTEGFGTADLVAAKQLLDEADDLGNIP